The following coding sequences are from one Poecilia reticulata strain Guanapo linkage group LG18, Guppy_female_1.0+MT, whole genome shotgun sequence window:
- the trmt10a gene encoding tRNA methyltransferase 10 homolog A, producing the protein MADVSGEAAASLRQRSESRSDTGVAAPGNQTLSKRQKKKLLKQQKWEEERELRKHRRKERKQQRKLQRQNTQLENRGDGPSSRKRPCTEAMPSTLRLLVDCSFDDLMLIKDVRKLHKQIQRCYAENRRASHPVQFYLTSLGGQLKQSMDEKDKGWVNWKDITIKAEHYSEVVAKDELVYLTSDSPNVVEELDQKKAYVIGGLVDHNHHKGISYERAKELGIGHAQLPLSSFVKMNSRKVLAVNHVFEIILAYLEKGSWQEAFFTVLPQRKGAVAVSQDGTNRQENQDDDEGPNSDSNLDAAEKTVIRVQN; encoded by the exons ATGGCGGATGTTAGCGGggaagctgcagcttctctcaGGCAGAGGAGTGAGAGCAGGAGCGACACTGGAGTTGCTGCCCCGGGAAACCAGACCCTGTCCAAGAGGCAGAAAAAGAAGCTCCTGAAGCAACAGAAatgggaggaagagagagagctGCGAAA ACATAGAAGAAAGGAGAGGAAACAGCAGCGCAAACTGCAGAGACAGAATACCCAGCTGGAGAACAGAGGAGACGGTCCGAGTAGCCGGAAACGGCCATGCACAGAGGCTATGCCCAGCACTCTCAGGCTGCTGGTGGATTGCAGCTTTGACGACCTCATGCTTATCAAG GACGTTCGGAAGCTCCACAAACAGATCCAGCGCTGCTACGCTGAGAACAGACGGGCTTCACACCCTGTTCAG TTTTATCTAACGAGTCTGGGAGGGCAGCTGAAGCAGAGCATGGATGAAAAGGACAAAGGATGGGTGAACTGGAAG GACATCACCATTAAAGCAGAACACTACAGTGAAGTGGTGGCTAAGGATGAGCTGGTGTACCTGACCTCGGACTCCCCCAATGTGGTGGAGGAGCTGGACCAGAAGAAGGCCTACGTGATCGGAGGCCTGGTGGACCACAACCATCATAAG GGCATTAGTTATGAGCGGGCGAAGGAGCTGGGGATCGGCCATGCACAGcttcctctgagcagttttgttaaaatgaaCAGTCGGAAGGTTCTGGCGGTCAATCATG TTTTTGAGATCATCCTGGCTTATCTGGAGAAGGGCAGCTGGCAGGAGGCTTTCTTCACCGTTCTGCCTCAGAGAAAGGGAGCCGTAGCCGTCAGCCAGGATGGAACAAACCGCCAGGAGAAccaggatgatgatgaaggtcCCAATTCTGACTCGAACCTGGACGCAGCAGAGAAAACTGTTATTAGAGTCCAAAACTGA